The Bacillus sp. Bos-x628 genome segment GTATACAATCGCTATTGTCACGCACAATATGCAGCAGGCGGCAAGGGTTTCAGATCGAACAGCCTTTTTCTTCATGGGAGAGCTTATTGAGGTCAATGACACGAATGTGATGTTCTCAGAGCCTAACGATCAAAGAACAAATGATTATATATCTGGACGATTTGGTTAAAAAATCCCCTGGAGGTCAATGCCGCCAGGGGATTTCTGTTGTTATTTTGTTAAGGCTTTAACAATTTGTTTGAACGTCATACCTGTTTTTAAATTGAATTTGCCTGCTCGAATTTCTTTATGATAGCCTGCATCAATCACGTAATCATTAAAATCTTTAGACGAGTTAATGATTCCCTCTTTTTCAAGCATGTCTGAAACATCACTTGTGCTCATGCCATTTTTAATCACGACTTTTATGGATTTGCCTTTTTGCTTGTCCGCTGTTTGGTCACTCTTTGCATCACCGTCTTCACTTGCTTTCAGCGCTTTTTCTTTATAATCAAGAAGCTGCTGATAGGTATCACGGCTTACAGATACCTCTTTTTTTGAATCTAAATAGCTTTTTACATCAGCTTCTGTGACTTTAGCTGCAAGTGTTTCTTTTGTTGTCGTGTCCGCTTCTGCTTCATCTTTTCCAGTAAGGAAAAATACGATTGCAAGAACACCTGTTGCAAGGATCATACCTGCTGCAAAAGTTTGGATGCTTTTTTTCGTCATACAAGCACCTTCTCGTTATCTTTAATGATCATGTTGACATCTTCTACAGATACATGCTCTGCCTTGGCAATCGCCTCAGGCGACATGCCATTTTGATGTTTAGAAATAATTTGTCTTGCAATGGATGGATCAATTTCTGATTGTTTGCGGACAACAATATTTGTTTCAAGCAATTCTTCTTCAAGGACCTTCATTTTCTTTTTCAGTTTATAGATTTCTTGCATTGCAGATAGTTGAAGTGTTTCAAGTTCCTGCTCTACTTCTTTAATCGGCTCTCTTTGAAAATATGAGAATGCGATCAGTATGATACTGACAACAAGCAATCCGATAATTGCAATTTCCATCATTCATCACCTTTTATTCATATTTTAATGCTGAAAGCCAAAAAAGCCTTACATGATTGTTTCAGACAGTTTTCGACCCTTCTTTTTTATACCATAAAAAAGCTCGTTTCAAAAGGAATTGCTGAAGAAAATCACCTTTTTTTCATCATTTTTCTTTTTATATGTAAAACGAGTATGAAAACTTTGCTTGCTGTCAAAATAAAAGAAGCCTGACGGATTAAAAAAGGCTGTGGATAGAAGAGGGATTCTCATGTATACAGTACGACAAAAAATGAGGTTTTATAGGGGAGCTGACGATCTTTCATCAAATGAAAGATCATTGCTATAAGGGAAAGGTCGAAAATTGAAATTGATGAAAAAACATTCTAGCATTCCTAGGCTAGAAGTGGTATTATAGTTAAGTCTGAATGTGAATTGATTTTAGTTTGGAGGGAAAAACATGCGCGTCAATATTACTCTAGCTTGCACTGAATGCGGTGAGCGTAACTATATTACTAAAAAGAATAAGCGAAACAATCCAGATCGCGTTGAATTCAAAAAGTATTGCTCACGTGATAAAAAACAAACTTTACATCGTGAAACAAAGTAAGCAGCAGGGGGATTTTCCTGCTGTTTTTTTCATAATGGGAGATGATCAGTGTGAAAAAAGAGCTGAGGCTTCAAACATTAGCAATGCTTGACCAACTGAGTTCTGAGGAGTTTGAGCGTAAAACGGCGTCTCTTTATAAGCATTTGTTTCAATTAACGGCATGGAATCAGGCAAAGACTATCGGTCTGACCATGTCAAGAGGAAGAGAAGTGCCAACAGGGCCTCTGATCGAAACGGCTTGGCAGGAGGGAAAAACAGTTTGTGTGCCGACTTGTTTCCCAGCAAATAAGCAAATGACGTTTTATGAGTATACGCCGCAAACAAAGATGAATTCCAGTTATTTTGGACTAATGGAACCAGATCCAAGTGTCTCAACTGCTGTCGACAAGACAGCGATTGATTTGATGATCGTACCTGGCGTATGTTTTGATCAAAAAGGCTATCGTATAGGTTATGGAGGCGGTTACTATGACCGCTATTTACTTGATTATCAAGGCGTAACGCTTGCTATCTGCCTTTCTGTCCAACAAATTGAACATGTCCCGATTGAAGACCACGATATTCCAGTGTCACTCATTGTCAGTGAAAAAGGCGCACATGTTACAACGTTATATGAAAAGTAATGAAGTCCGCTCCTTGTACATGAAGAGCGGGCTTTTTACGTGGAGAAGGGATAAATCAGCCTTTTTGTGCCATAGGACATTCAAAACAATGAAATGTTGCAGATCGTTTCTCAATGAATGATACATAGTCATATTCAATCCTTAAAATAGTATGTTCATGCATAAACAAATCCTATTTAAGCCACGATACGAACATAGGAGGGAATGACATGAATAAAATGATTTGGAGCATTGTGTTCACACTGTTTGCGCTCGTCGTTGTACAAAACCGCTATAGACTGATGAATTTGGTCTTAGGCCAAGATCAGGTGCGGCATTTTTTAATTAAATCGTTGATGAAAATTCCATATTTCCGGACGAAATTTATTCACCAAGCATTCTAATCCCGCAAAAGCCGGGATTTTTTTGTTCAGAAATGCGTGTGAGAAAGATTCTTGTTATAATAATGTAAAAAATGGAGCGCGAATAAATGAATGCAATAGATAGTTTATTTTGGCGAGTAGTTGATGAATTAAGAGAAAAAGGATATGAGATGATCCAAAGTCCTTATCCTGAGGAAGAGATTTTTTTTGAAGCGCCGCGAAACACGGGATACGATCTCATTCGTCTATATAGAAAAGATGTGAACTTTAGACAGGAGATTGTTCGTGATATACAAGAGCAGTCGCATCGAATGAATCAACTGAGAGAATCGATGCGTAAGCGGTCTCTTCATCTTTTGCAACTTCAGTTCACCTCTGAATATCCAGTAGATGATTGGCAAGATTTAAATGGTCAGCCGCGTAAAGACCATCAGGTAACGATTACCCCAGTTTTACTGGATGAGACCATATTTAAACATGATGTAAATGAGCTGAAGAAATGGTTAAATACTTCACTTTCAATTGATGTAGACCAAGTGAATAAAGATACAGCTGAAGATGTGATGCGCCTCAAAATGGAGGTACTTCAAGCGTTTGAAGTACAACAAAAACAGCGTGAACAAGAACTGGCTGTTTTTCAAAATGGCAGACCGATATTCACTTACATGTTCATTGCGATTCAAGTCGTCATGTTTCTGCTGCTTGAGCTATCGGGAGGGAGTACAAATACGGCAACATTGACAGCATTTGGTGCTAAAAATAATGCGCTTATCTTAGATGGTGAATGGTGGCGTCTCATCACACCTATGTTTCTGCACATTGGTCTCACGCATTTGCTGTTTAATACATTTGCCCTCTGGTCTGTTGGAGCGGCAGTTGAGAAAATCTATGGTTCAGGAAGATTTTTGATCATCTACTTGATTTCTGGCATATTTGGTACAATTGCTAGTTTTGTGTTTAACACGGCGATTGCTGCTGGTGCATCAGGAGCAATCTTTGGCTGTTTAGGGGCTTTGCTATATTTAACGATCTCTAACCGTCAGCTTTTCTTTCGCACGATGGGAACGAACATCATTGTCATTATTCTGATCAATTTGGGAATAGGTTTCACCGTATCAGGGATTGATAATGCTGGACATCTTGGGGGGCTAGTTGGCGGATTTTTAGCTGCTTTAGCTGTTCGTCTGCCTAAACAGGCTCATCCTGTCAAAATGGTTCTTGCCAGCGTACTTCTTGTGTTGATTGGTGCTTTTGGGTTTTATACAGGACTTCATTCTGATGATCAAAAGGAGGCAGCCGCAACAAGTGAAGCAGCCAGTTTATTTGATCAGAAGAACTATCGTGAGGCAAGTAAACGGCTCTCACAATATGTAGATCAAAAGAACGCATCCGCCGAAGCACTTCATCTTTATGCACTGTCTGAAGCACAGCTTGGTCATCTTGAAAGGGCCATACATTACTTGGAAAAGTCGCTTAAAAAAGATCCCAATGAACCTAATAAACTGTATCATTTGTCATTATTGTACGCAGAAGCAGGAGATGCAAGAAATGCAGAAGATCAGATTGAAGAGGCTCTAAAACAAGACCCTCACAATAAGCAATTCCTAAAACTAAAACAATATATTGAAACACGTTGAATAACTTGACTGAAAGCGGATTTATGAATACGCTTATCCTATCTCTTTATTAAAGAAATGGTGAAGATGATGAAAACGTTATATGATGTACAGCAACTGCTCATGAGATTTGGAAATTATGTATATTTCGGAGACCGTGAAGTGGAATTAGAGTTTATGGCTGATGAATTGAAGGAAATGTACACAAATGGAATCATTGACCGTACAGAATGGTCTAGTGCAATGACAGTCCTTCAAATGGAACTGGCTAAATTGAATAGTAGAACAATGTGAAGGTGGTTGGCTTATGACAGGGGATTGGTTTGTAGGAGTTGATCTTGGGGGGACTACCATTAAGCTTGCGTTTATCAATGTCTATGGTGAAATTCAGCATAAGTGGGAAATCCTTACGGATAAAACTGGGCAGACAATCACAGTGGATATTGCAAAATCGATTGATCATAAACTCATTGAGATCAGTATGCCGAAATCATCCCTCATCGGCATAGGAATGGGAGCACCTGGTCCAGTAGATAAAGTATCAGGAATTGTCTATAAAACAACGAATCTTGGCTGGACAAACTATCCCTTGAAAGACCATTTGGAGGCGGAAACTGGATTACCATCTGTCATTGAAAATGATGCCAATATTGCCGCACTCGGTGAAATGTGGAAAGGTGCTGGAGATGGAGCCAAAAATATTCTAATGGTCACGTTAGGCACTGGCGTCGGTGGTGGTATTATTGTGAACGGAGAAGTCGTTCAAGGTGAAACGGGTGCTGGCGGAGAAATTGGACATATATGCGCAGTGCCATTTCAGGGAGCGCCGTGTAATTGCGGGAGAACAGGTTGTATAGAAACCATTGCATCTGCAACCGGTATTGTGAGGCTTACAAAGGAAATGTTAGAAACAAACCAGCATATGTCTTCACTTAGTTCATTCTCCTCGCTGACAGCAAAGGATGTGTTTGAGGCGGCAAATAGGGGGGATGACCTTGCAATGCGTGTCGTTGATGAAGTAACGGCACATCTTGGTCTTGTACTAGCTAATCTAGCCAGTGCCTTAAACCCAACGAAAATCGTCATCGGCGGCGGTGTATCTAAAGCAGGAGAGCTTCTCCGCAGTAAAGTAGAGCGCGTAGTGAAACATCATGCATTTCCTCCTTGTGCAGAGGATGTCGAGGTGGTCATTGCATCACTTGGTAATGATGCAGGAGTCATTGGCGGTGCATGGATGGCAAAAAACAAATGGCTGTCTTGAATGAAAATGTCAAAATGATGTCATTTTTTTAAAAAAGCGATTGATCGGCATTAAAATGAATGTTTAGCATATTCATAAGTTTGTCACGGGAAAAATGACATTGATTTTCCATAACAGACAGGATAAGATATACTTTAGTTATTTTTGTAAAAGCGCCAGTAATTAGGGGATGTCATTAACCTGTGTGCGTTTTTAGCATAAGGAGGTTACAATGCGAAAGAAAAGATTAAAGTCGATTTCATTTTTACTGATTGCGACATTGTTTATGTGGGTCAAAACCTACGTCGTCTATAAATCTAGTTTTAATATCAAAATTGAAAATTTCATGCAGGAGTTTATCCTGTTTATTAACCCCCTTAGCTTTCTCTTGTTTATCTTCGGTATCGGTTTATTTTTCAAAGAAAAAAATCGTAATCGATACATTATCGTGACTAGTTTTATCTTGACATTGATTTTGTTAGCCAACATTGTATTTTATCGATTTTATAGTGATTTTCTTACCATCCCCGTCCTATTTCAAACAAACAACATGGGTGACCTCGGGTCAAGTATTACCTCTTTAATTGAACCAGTCGATTTTCTGATGTTCGTTGATATCATCATTTTCATTTGGCTATATAAAAGACAGCCATCTTTTAGAACGGATCTCACGATTTCACGAAAGGAACGAGCAGCCTATTATTTATTTGTTGCAGCCACTTTCTTTTTTAACCTTGGTTTAGCTGAAATGGAGAGACCGGAGCTGTTAACTCGATCATTTGACCGTGAAATGCTTGTGAAAAATATTAGTTTATACAATTTCCATATTTATGATGGTGTGTTGCAGTCAAAGCAGTCTGCACAAAGGGCGCTTGCTGACAGCAATAGTTTAACTGAAATTGAGAACTATGTGAGGGCAAATAAAGTAGACCGCAATGAAAAGACTTTTGGGCAAGCAAAAGGACGGAATGTCATTCTCGTTTCACTTGAATCTACCCAAAGCTTTGTTATAAATGAAAAACTAAATGGAAAAGAAATTACGCCATTTCTGAACAAATTAATTAAAAAAAGCTACAACTTTAATAATTTCTATCATCAAACAGGTCAGGGGAAAACATCTGATTCTGAGTTTATCGTTGATAATTCCCTATATCCACTTGGAAGAGGTGCTGTGTTTTTCACAAATCCAAGTAATGAGTACACAGCAACACCTGAGCTGTTAAAGGATGAAGGTTATCATTCATCTGTGATTCATGCGAATAACAAAAGCTTCTGGAACCGTGATTTGATCTATGATAGTTTTGGCTATGACAAGTTCTTTGATATTAAATCATTTGATGTGAATGATGAGAACTCTGTCGGCTGGGGATTAAAGGATGTTCCGTTTTTCGAGCAGTCAGTTGAATTAATGAAATCTATCCCGCAGCCTTTCTATACGAGATTGATTACATTAACCAATCACTTCCCATTTGATCTGGATGAAGAAGATAAACTCATTGATGAATATGATTCAACGAGCAAAACGTTAAACAAATATTTCCCTACCGTCCGTTATCAAGATGAAGCGCTAAAACGTTTCTTTAAAAAGATGAAGGAAGCTGGTTTATACGATAACTCCATTTTTGTTTTATATGGGGATCATTACGGCATTTCAGAAAATCATAACGAAGCAATGGGGCAATTCTTAAACAAAGAAATCACACCATTTGAAGAAGTACAACTTCAAAAAGTGCCGTTTATTATACACATACCAGGTATTACAGATCAACATCCTAAAGAAATTGATACGGTCGGAGGTCAGGTTGATATCCGTCCAACTGTGCTGAATCTTCTAGGGATTGATACAAGTAACCAGATTCAATTTGGTCAAGACTTGTTATCAAAAGATACAAATGATTTCACAGTACTTCGTGATGGAAGCTTTATTACGAAGGATAGTATTTTTACAGATGGTGTTTGCTACAATAAAGAAACTGGAGAGCCGAGAGATGATGAGTCTGTTTGTAAGCCATATGAAGAAAAAGCAAAGCAGGAGCTTCAATTCTCTGATCAAATTATCTATGGAGACCTTCTAAGATTTTATGAACATGACAGGCTGGGGGACCATTCACCATCCAAAAATAAAGGTGAACAAAAGCTAAAAAAAGCGTCCTGAAACATACAAAAACCTCTGCTTATTCTTGAGCAAGAGGTTTTCTTTTTTCACATGCTGCTTCATATAGTATGAGCAGGAGGGATATAGATGAAGACAACGTCTTTTGGGAAAATTGAATGGCTGCTGGATGCTGACATGGATGATTTAGCAAAGCAGCTCGGAATCGGGAAAACGGCTTTTCATTTATCAAATCAAACAAGTACTAATTACCTTCTTCTGCCGGGGTATAGACTCCCTGAGGGGATTCATCCAATTCAATCAGTATATGATCTGCAAGCATTCATTACCCCTTATCGATTGCAGCAATCGGATGATTGGATCAATGGAACATATGAATATGACAGTGTTTGTTTAAAGGAGGAGATGAGAAGATTTACAGAAATGTTTCCTTTTCTTCATGTCAACGTCATTGGTTATTCCGTACTTGGTACACCTATTTATGAGTTATATACAGAACCACCTCGGCATTTACACTCCATTCATTTCAATGCCTCATTCCATGCAAATGAATGGATCACGACCTCTGTTTTATTAAAGTGGCTGAAATCGTTTTGCTTAGCAGCGTCTGATCCAGTTCAAGCAAGGCATCATGAAGCAGTTCGGATACTGCAAACCACCGCATTATCGATTGTGCCAATGGTCAATCCAGATGGAGTGGATTTGGTTCGTAACGGTCCAGAATCACTCGGTCTGACAAGCGAAGAATTGAAGCCGTTCAATGGCGAGCATCAAGATTATAAAGAGTGGAAGGCGAACATACGAGGGATTGACTTAAACAATCAATTTCCTGCTTACTGGGAAATTGAATATTATCGTAACCAGCCGAAGGCGCCTTTTTATAGAGATTATCCAGGTGATCAGCCGTTAACAGAACCAGAAGCAAAAGCGATGGCGACTCTTGCTTTACGCAAACGCTTTGATCGGCTTGTGGCGATTCATACACAGGGGGAAGAGATTTACTGGGGATTTCTAGGACATGAACCTGCTGTTTCAAAAGAAACCGTTGCACGATTTGAACAGGCTAGTGGTTACAAACCGATTCAATATATTGATAGCTATGCCGGCTATCGTGATTGGTTTATTCATCAATTTCAAAGTGAAGGCTATACTGTGGAGCTTGGCAAGGGAAGGAATCCTCTTTCAATGAATCAGTTTGATTCTATCTATGAAAAAACAAAGCGGCTTTTTTGGGAGGCGTGCAAGTTCTAAGCGTTGACCGGCGGCACCTGTACAGGTGCTTTTTTGATGAAAACAAATCAATTTCCTATTGTCAATAAAATTAGCAGGGAAGAGATTGACGATAACCTCTCTGTGAGCTATTGTGAAAGAAATAGTTGTAAAAAAAAGGATATGTTTCAGGGGGATGGCATTCATTGAGTGTACATAGAATGTGGAAAAGGAATTTTACTTACTTATTTATTTCTAAAGTATTTAAAATCACTGCTGATAGTTTATCTTTTAACACCATCTTATGGCTTTTAGTGTTAGAAGGAAAAGGGGCAATTGGGACGGCTTTTTTTATTGCGGTAAGTTTTGTCCCCCAGGCGATTGTAGGTCCGCTCATCACGCCGATGATGAGACCAAATCAATTGAAATTTTGGATGTGTTTTGCTGATTTAACGCGAGCTACCATTATGATCGTCATTTCGATCTGTTATTTTAATGGTTTCTCTCCATTATGGCTGATCATTGGGTTAATGCTTCTGCATTCATCAACTGGCGGTTCCTACGAACCGGCGTCTGTATCAATTATTCCAAAGCTTGTACATGAGGAAGTGATACAAAAAGCGAATGCAACCATTCAATCGGCGAGTCATGTTGTCCGGCTTGTGACGGTTACTGTGTGTGGTATGATGATTGCTTTTATAGGTGTGGGTTATACGATGCTTTTCATCATTCCTCTTTATCTCTTGTCAGCCTTATTGGTTCTATTGATTACATATGAGGCAGTAGCTATCATTGAAAAAGGTAAAAAGGGATTATCGTACGGTAAAAGATTAATAAGGGGATTTTTACTTGTCAGAAAGCATCATATTTTGTTTCCGTTAGCCATTTTTTGTGTGTGTTCTAACTTTGCTGCCGCCCCTTGGGAAGCGTTATCTGTCATCTATTTAACGGAGGAGCTAAATAGCGGACCGGTTGTCTATTCGTTTATTAAAGTTACAACTGCGGCAGGCGCTTTTTTGATGGGATTTATATTAACAAAAGTAAAAGTGAATCGTTATGGATTACTGTTTATTGGTGCAGGCATTGTTGACGGTATTGCATTTTTTATTACGGGAATGAACGCACTATTGCCTCTTGTGTTTATATCTGCATTTGCATTAGGCGCGGCCATTAGTGCAGTCAACGTACCTGAACATACGATTATTCAATTATCAGTAAAGGCTGAGGATCAGCCTCAAGTTTATGCAATCATCAACATGATATCATATTTAATGATTCCGCTAGGTGCTCTTATTGGCGGTTATATGGCAACCCTCTTTGGTTCTGGATATGTCATTGCCGCTGGGGGAGTAATTGAAGCCGTTTCTGGTATATGTCTGCTCCTCTTCACAAAAATTGGGAAGGTAGAGAGGACAGATTTAACGCTAGAACGAGAGAAACATGTTGTTAAAGCAACGTGATTATGGCTTTTTCAAACGTTGATGGGGTACAATGATAACGAGAAAAAAAGCGGGTGGTATGGAGAAAGGAGCAAGAAACATGGCAATAGCAGATGTCACAATCATCCCTGTAGGTACAGGTACACCAAGCGTTAGTGAATATGTAGCAGATGTACAAACGATTTTAGAAGGTTTCCATAAGGAAGGGAAAATCAAATATCAGTTAACACCAATGAACACGTTAATTGAGGGCGAACTATCCGTTTTGTTTGAGGTCATTCAGCACATCCATGAGGCGCCTTTTCAAAAAGGGGTACACCGAGTAGCGACAAACATTCGCATTGATGACAGACGGGATCAAACGACAACACTTGAAAGCAAATTGGCGAGTGTGAATAAGCATTTCAATCAATAAAAAACCTGCTAGATGCAGGCTTTTTAGCGTGAAGACAAACCCAAGCATCCGTTGTCTTGTTATGTGCCGCTGATGCTCACGAATGAAACATTGCGCACAAGTAGCTCATCCCTGCTAGGCTTCAAGGGTTCTCAATTCACGCTGAAAAGAAGAAA includes the following:
- a CDS encoding LTA synthase family protein; its protein translation is MRKKRLKSISFLLIATLFMWVKTYVVYKSSFNIKIENFMQEFILFINPLSFLLFIFGIGLFFKEKNRNRYIIVTSFILTLILLANIVFYRFYSDFLTIPVLFQTNNMGDLGSSITSLIEPVDFLMFVDIIIFIWLYKRQPSFRTDLTISRKERAAYYLFVAATFFFNLGLAEMERPELLTRSFDREMLVKNISLYNFHIYDGVLQSKQSAQRALADSNSLTEIENYVRANKVDRNEKTFGQAKGRNVILVSLESTQSFVINEKLNGKEITPFLNKLIKKSYNFNNFYHQTGQGKTSDSEFIVDNSLYPLGRGAVFFTNPSNEYTATPELLKDEGYHSSVIHANNKSFWNRDLIYDSFGYDKFFDIKSFDVNDENSVGWGLKDVPFFEQSVELMKSIPQPFYTRLITLTNHFPFDLDEEDKLIDEYDSTSKTLNKYFPTVRYQDEALKRFFKKMKEAGLYDNSIFVLYGDHYGISENHNEAMGQFLNKEITPFEEVQLQKVPFIIHIPGITDQHPKEIDTVGGQVDIRPTVLNLLGIDTSNQIQFGQDLLSKDTNDFTVLRDGSFITKDSIFTDGVCYNKETGEPRDDESVCKPYEEKAKQELQFSDQIIYGDLLRFYEHDRLGDHSPSKNKGEQKLKKAS
- a CDS encoding YqgQ family protein — protein: MKTLYDVQQLLMRFGNYVYFGDREVELEFMADELKEMYTNGIIDRTEWSSAMTVLQMELAKLNSRTM
- a CDS encoding endolytic transglycosylase MltG, encoding MTKKSIQTFAAGMILATGVLAIVFFLTGKDEAEADTTTKETLAAKVTEADVKSYLDSKKEVSVSRDTYQQLLDYKEKALKASEDGDAKSDQTADKQKGKSIKVVIKNGMSTSDVSDMLEKEGIINSSKDFNDYVIDAGYHKEIRAGKFNLKTGMTFKQIVKALTK
- a CDS encoding 5-formyltetrahydrofolate cyclo-ligase, with the translated sequence MKKELRLQTLAMLDQLSSEEFERKTASLYKHLFQLTAWNQAKTIGLTMSRGREVPTGPLIETAWQEGKTVCVPTCFPANKQMTFYEYTPQTKMNSSYFGLMEPDPSVSTAVDKTAIDLMIVPGVCFDQKGYRIGYGGGYYDRYLLDYQGVTLAICLSVQQIEHVPIEDHDIPVSLIVSEKGAHVTTLYEK
- the rpmG gene encoding 50S ribosomal protein L33, encoding MRVNITLACTECGERNYITKKNKRNNPDRVEFKKYCSRDKKQTLHRETK
- a CDS encoding ROK family glucokinase, with the translated sequence MTGDWFVGVDLGGTTIKLAFINVYGEIQHKWEILTDKTGQTITVDIAKSIDHKLIEISMPKSSLIGIGMGAPGPVDKVSGIVYKTTNLGWTNYPLKDHLEAETGLPSVIENDANIAALGEMWKGAGDGAKNILMVTLGTGVGGGIIVNGEVVQGETGAGGEIGHICAVPFQGAPCNCGRTGCIETIASATGIVRLTKEMLETNQHMSSLSSFSSLTAKDVFEAANRGDDLAMRVVDEVTAHLGLVLANLASALNPTKIVIGGGVSKAGELLRSKVERVVKHHAFPPCAEDVEVVIASLGNDAGVIGGAWMAKNKWLS
- a CDS encoding MTH1187 family thiamine-binding protein, giving the protein MAIADVTIIPVGTGTPSVSEYVADVQTILEGFHKEGKIKYQLTPMNTLIEGELSVLFEVIQHIHEAPFQKGVHRVATNIRIDDRRDQTTTLESKLASVNKHFNQ
- a CDS encoding MFS transporter, yielding MSVHRMWKRNFTYLFISKVFKITADSLSFNTILWLLVLEGKGAIGTAFFIAVSFVPQAIVGPLITPMMRPNQLKFWMCFADLTRATIMIVISICYFNGFSPLWLIIGLMLLHSSTGGSYEPASVSIIPKLVHEEVIQKANATIQSASHVVRLVTVTVCGMMIAFIGVGYTMLFIIPLYLLSALLVLLITYEAVAIIEKGKKGLSYGKRLIRGFLLVRKHHILFPLAIFCVCSNFAAAPWEALSVIYLTEELNSGPVVYSFIKVTTAAGAFLMGFILTKVKVNRYGLLFIGAGIVDGIAFFITGMNALLPLVFISAFALGAAISAVNVPEHTIIQLSVKAEDQPQVYAIINMISYLMIPLGALIGGYMATLFGSGYVIAAGGVIEAVSGICLLLFTKIGKVERTDLTLEREKHVVKAT
- a CDS encoding rhomboid family intramembrane serine protease — protein: MNAIDSLFWRVVDELREKGYEMIQSPYPEEEIFFEAPRNTGYDLIRLYRKDVNFRQEIVRDIQEQSHRMNQLRESMRKRSLHLLQLQFTSEYPVDDWQDLNGQPRKDHQVTITPVLLDETIFKHDVNELKKWLNTSLSIDVDQVNKDTAEDVMRLKMEVLQAFEVQQKQREQELAVFQNGRPIFTYMFIAIQVVMFLLLELSGGSTNTATLTAFGAKNNALILDGEWWRLITPMFLHIGLTHLLFNTFALWSVGAAVEKIYGSGRFLIIYLISGIFGTIASFVFNTAIAAGASGAIFGCLGALLYLTISNRQLFFRTMGTNIIVIILINLGIGFTVSGIDNAGHLGGLVGGFLAALAVRLPKQAHPVKMVLASVLLVLIGAFGFYTGLHSDDQKEAAATSEAASLFDQKNYREASKRLSQYVDQKNASAEALHLYALSEAQLGHLERAIHYLEKSLKKDPNEPNKLYHLSLLYAEAGDARNAEDQIEEALKQDPHNKQFLKLKQYIETR
- a CDS encoding M14 family metallocarboxypeptidase, producing the protein MKTTSFGKIEWLLDADMDDLAKQLGIGKTAFHLSNQTSTNYLLLPGYRLPEGIHPIQSVYDLQAFITPYRLQQSDDWINGTYEYDSVCLKEEMRRFTEMFPFLHVNVIGYSVLGTPIYELYTEPPRHLHSIHFNASFHANEWITTSVLLKWLKSFCLAASDPVQARHHEAVRILQTTALSIVPMVNPDGVDLVRNGPESLGLTSEELKPFNGEHQDYKEWKANIRGIDLNNQFPAYWEIEYYRNQPKAPFYRDYPGDQPLTEPEAKAMATLALRKRFDRLVAIHTQGEEIYWGFLGHEPAVSKETVARFEQASGYKPIQYIDSYAGYRDWFIHQFQSEGYTVELGKGRNPLSMNQFDSIYEKTKRLFWEACKF